The Methanosarcina acetivorans C2A genome includes the window GCACAGACTTCGGGATCGGCATGGACTCCGATTTTCTTATTCGACAGGGTCCTCAACTGACCTGGATGGACGCTAAAGTAGAAGATATTCCGGTGACTCCGAGAGCAGGTAAAGCCTGCGAAATTAATGCTCTCTGGTATAATGCTCTGAAAACGGCTTCCAGAATCGGGGGCCTTCTTGGTAAAGAAACCTCTTCGTATGAAACCCTCGCAGCCGGGGTTGCTTCCAGCTTTGAAGAAGTTTTCTGGAATCCGGAAACCAACTGCCTTTATGATCTCGTGACCAAGGATGAAGCCGGGAATCAGATCAAGGACTCGTCTATTCGCCCTAACCAGATTTTTGCAGTCGCTCTTCCTTATACCCTGCTTTCTCCAGAGAAAGAAAAGGCTATTGTGGACCGGGTGGAAAAAGATTTGCTCACACCTTTCGGACTCAGGACACTTTCAACGGACAATCCTTCCTATAAAGGCCGCTATCATGGGGGGCCTAAGGAAAGGGACCTTGCCTACCACAACGGAACCGTCTGGCCCTGGCTCCTTGGGGCCTATGTGAAAGCTTACCGGAAGGTTCACAATTACTCCAAAAAGAGCCTTGAAGATATGCGTTCCCTCCTCAAGGGCTTTGACATGCATCTTGAAACCGCAGGTATAGGCACCATTTCCGAAGTGTTTGATGGGGATTTCCCTTACTCTCCGGAGGGCTGTATTGCTCAGGCCTGGAGTGTTGCAGAGATTCTAAGGGCATATGTCGAGGATGTTCTTGGGATCAAACCGTGAGAACAGAACATTTGGTTTTTCAGAGGTTTTTAAAAAAGGAAATGTTTTGTCCCTTTAAGGGACATGAATTTAACTTACTTTCTTTCAATTTACTTTTTTTCAGGCTCACTTCATAGATTCAAGGATAATATGTTTTTGTTCCCTCTGCGGTGTTTCCGTCCCATGGGATACTATGACTTTACTATGACTTACACCGTCCACTGTGAAAGTAAAAGTCAGAGGACCACTTTTGTATTTTACCTCATCTGAGTATACTGTCACTTTTCCGTCTGAGCCTGTTACGGCAGAATCCAGATCGCGAGTTGCATCTTTCCAGAAGCCTGAGACTGTGGCTCCTTCAACGGGGCTACCATTGTTGTCAAGTATGGTCACAACTGATTTAGCAGAAACAAAAGTGTTTTTCCCGGCTGTTCTGGAACTGGTTTCCACACTTACGTCAGAAATATGGATTTCGTTTTTTGAGGACGTGTCAGTAATTTCCACGCTAGCTGTATCAGTTCCCACGGCGTTTTCGTCGTCTGCCACCATGAGGGTTATGGTATAAGTCCCGGCAGCGGAGTAGGTGTTTTCCGGATTCATATCTGAGCTTGTGTTTCCGTCCCCAAAGTCCCATTCGTATGATACAATACTCCCGTCAGAGTCAGACGAAGCTGAACCATCAAATGTTACTGCAGTTCCTGTGATCCCGGTGTAAGGGCCTCCTGAGTCAGCTACTGGTGGGTTGTTTTCGCCGGATGTTGGAGTTATATATTCCAGTGCAGCTGCTGCATTCACGAGTCCGTATCCGTAATATTGGTCCCAGCCTGAAGTGCCCAGATCGGTTGCCGTTTTTGTATTACAGCCCTTACTTCATCGGGCCCATTTGCTCCTTCAGCTATCAACAGTGCGGTAATACCTGATACATGTGGAGTCGCCATGGATGTACCCTGGAAAAATTGGTAACTAAAATCTGTAGAGTCTTTAGTTGCGGTGTTGAATGTATTCTGAAGGATTCCGTTTCCGTCCCCATTCTGGTCTACCCTGTTGTCTCCTCCCGGGGCTACAAAATCCAGAGCCGAACCATAATTCGAATAGTATGCGCGACTTCCATCAATATCTTGTAGCTCCAACTGCGATACATTTCTCATTGGCAGCAGGATAGCTGACCTTACTACTCATGTCATTTCCGGCAGCAGCCACAGTGGCAACCCCACTTTTATAAGCGTTGTCAAGAGCAGCTTTAAGGACAGGAATAAAGTACCATATTTTGCCTTCTTCCGTAAACTTTCAAGCAGGATACAATATACATATTTGTAAATTTTATACTTGTTTAACATAATTGGAATGTTATCATTATTTGTCAGTCCTGGGTATTTATTGTCTGAATGGTGGACTTCCCTTTTTATACTAGTTTGGCAATCTATCCCCCATGATCGACCTTGATACTTTGAAGTACGAAAACGGTCTGATCCTTGCCGTAGTTCAGGATCAGAAGAGCAGGGAGGTGCTGATGTGCGCCTATATGAATCGGGAAGCCCTTGAAAAAACCGTCAAGACCGGAATCGCTCATTTCTGGAGCCGGAGCCGAAAACAGCTCTGGAAAAAAGGAGAAACTTCGGGGCATCTCCAGAAAGTGAAGGAAATCAGGATCGACTGCGATATGGACTCCGTCCTTTTGCTCGTAGAACAGGTTGGAGGGGCCTGCCATATGGGATACAGATCCTGTTTCTACCGAAATCTCAAAGGAGAGGTCGTAGGAGAAAAGGTCTTTGAACCGAAAGACGTCTATTGAGACTCATTTATATTGCTTTAAAGCTTTCTAATTCATTGCTTTAATGTTGGCTCAATATTATTTCAGTGTCTCTTATGTGGTCTTACTATTGCCTCAATATTAAGCCAATCCTGCCCAGTATTGACTTAATTATGTTTATTGAGCTTTTATTTCTATTTTTGGCTCTTCGCTATTTCCTGTGGGTTGGAAATATTTGCATAGTTAT containing:
- a CDS encoding PKD domain-containing protein, yielding MNAAAALEYITPTSGENNPPVADSGGPYTGITGTAVTFDGSASSDSDGSIVSYEWDFGDGNTSSDMNPENTYSAAGTYTITLMVADDENAVGTDTASVEITDTSSKNEIHISDVSVETSSRTAGKNTFVSAKSVVTILDNNGSPVEGATVSGFWKDATRDLDSAVTGSDGKVTVYSDEVKYKSGPLTFTFTVDGVSHSKVIVSHGTETPQREQKHIILESMK
- a CDS encoding S8 family serine peptidase; translated protein: MRNVSQLELQDIDGSRAYYSNYGSALDFVAPGGDNRVDQNGDGNGILQNTFNTATKDSTDFSYQFFQGTSMATPHVSGITALLIAEGANGPDEVRAVIQKRQPIWALQAGTNITDTDS
- the hisI gene encoding phosphoribosyl-AMP cyclohydrolase yields the protein MIDLDTLKYENGLILAVVQDQKSREVLMCAYMNREALEKTVKTGIAHFWSRSRKQLWKKGETSGHLQKVKEIRIDCDMDSVLLLVEQVGGACHMGYRSCFYRNLKGEVVGEKVFEPKDVY